A single Pseudomonas sp. HN11 DNA region contains:
- a CDS encoding MgtC/SapB family protein, whose protein sequence is MDIWWHQVWQTLQAEFADIADARQLTQVTVRLLIAAILGGILGFEREHKGKAAGVRTHMLVALGAALFVLVPQMSGNQADAMSRVVQGVIAGIGFLGAGTILKGREDEEGQHVKGLTTAAGLWMTAAIGVAAGMGRESTAVLSTLLALTVFSIMPRIVRLLEK, encoded by the coding sequence ATGGACATCTGGTGGCATCAAGTGTGGCAAACCCTGCAAGCCGAGTTCGCCGACATCGCCGATGCCCGGCAACTCACTCAAGTGACTGTGCGCCTGCTGATCGCTGCGATCCTGGGTGGCATCCTGGGTTTTGAGCGTGAACACAAAGGCAAGGCGGCGGGCGTGCGCACCCATATGCTGGTGGCGCTTGGCGCGGCGCTGTTCGTGCTGGTGCCGCAGATGTCCGGAAACCAGGCAGACGCCATGAGCCGGGTGGTTCAAGGGGTGATTGCGGGCATTGGCTTTCTTGGCGCCGGCACGATCCTCAAGGGCAGGGAAGATGAAGAGGGCCAGCATGTGAAGGGCCTGACCACGGCTGCCGGGTTGTGGATGACCGCCGCCATCGGGGTGGCGGCGGGGATGGGGCGTGAATCGACGGCGGTACTCAGTACGCTGCTGGCCCTGACGGTGTTCAGCATCATGCCGAGAATCGTCAGGTTATTGGAAAAGTGA
- a CDS encoding M10 family metallopeptidase C-terminal domain-containing protein, with the protein MSTINPQHFSRTQPSPPGHSSSTHAQGRPTQHQVKALLKAGPNWSAAPKAPDRAQQSPDARSNQTSPEQQADATKRVSDTHALLTPETINVLQSNPDSAQSRAIKSKLEWISRPENRRAALRGPEAKTNRKKFEEMSVVLNEGAKNLNSAKHKIIEEMTNKFALKNIETLLGAFDSDAWTSFSRLNNSLAELAKIKQDYSKMDSTYKALSNTCDSLSKERLNASQADAMAPSSASDTGHDTPATYSFSSVSESTLESPQEIRNFKSQDKLNLTGIQKQLNTSLRWVERTPESSGEIQIQYSPNNNVSVVVIADAPSKPSFVLKVFGEVRQSNIVT; encoded by the coding sequence ATGTCGACAATTAACCCTCAGCACTTTTCCCGCACGCAGCCATCGCCACCTGGACACTCCAGCAGCACCCACGCTCAGGGCCGGCCAACACAGCACCAAGTGAAGGCGTTGCTCAAGGCTGGCCCGAACTGGTCCGCTGCGCCCAAGGCACCAGACCGTGCACAGCAATCGCCTGACGCGCGTTCCAATCAGACCTCCCCTGAGCAACAGGCAGACGCGACGAAACGCGTGAGCGATACTCATGCACTATTGACCCCGGAAACAATCAACGTGCTACAGAGCAATCCGGACTCTGCCCAATCTCGTGCAATCAAGTCCAAACTCGAATGGATTTCTCGGCCAGAAAACAGGCGCGCAGCGTTACGTGGGCCCGAGGCTAAAACGAACCGGAAAAAGTTTGAAGAGATGAGCGTCGTGCTCAATGAGGGTGCCAAAAACCTGAATTCAGCCAAGCATAAAATAATAGAAGAGATGACGAATAAATTCGCCTTGAAAAATATCGAGACCCTGCTCGGGGCATTCGACAGCGACGCCTGGACCTCTTTTAGCCGCCTCAATAACTCACTCGCAGAGTTAGCTAAAATCAAACAAGACTATTCCAAGATGGACTCGACCTATAAAGCCCTAAGCAATACCTGCGACTCGCTGTCCAAGGAAAGACTCAACGCGTCGCAAGCCGATGCGATGGCACCGTCGTCGGCCTCCGACACTGGCCACGACACCCCTGCAACCTACAGCTTCAGCTCTGTCAGTGAATCCACACTCGAGTCTCCTCAAGAGATCCGGAATTTCAAATCGCAAGACAAACTGAACCTGACCGGCATCCAGAAACAGTTGAACACCTCGCTGCGATGGGTTGAGCGCACCCCAGAGTCGAGCGGGGAGATACAGATTCAATATTCGCCCAATAACAATGTCAGCGTGGTAGTCATTGCTGACGCCCCAAGCAAGCCATCCTTTGTACTGAAGGTGTTTGGTGAGGTGCGCCAAAGCAACATCGTGACTTGA
- a CDS encoding alpha-1,4-glucan--maltose-1-phosphate maltosyltransferase, with product MTAETLAPEGCALPLSQALLLPRIAIESTMPVIDGGEFAVKAVVGQRVNVTSKVFADGHDKLAVLIRWRPLQDESWHSVVMTDVGNNGWEGAFTVTQQGPHEYCIEAWIDTFASFCYELRKKHEAGVPVSLELQEGRSLVLQAAERSDNELRDRLMLLHHELSGLLETEQVAQFLHEDSAHLMTQADHRAYLSISTVYPIDVEREAALFASWYELFPRSITDDPARHGTFNDVHSRLSMIHDMGFDVLYFPPIHPIGRSHRKGKNNSLTAGPDDPGSPYAIGSEDGGHEAIHPQLGSRDDFRRLVQAAADHGLEIALDFAIQCSQDHPWLKEHPGWFNWRPDGTIKYAENPPKKYQDIVNVDFYAADAIPSLWTELRDIVVGWVEEGVKTFRVDNPHTKPLPFWQWLISDVRAKYPDVIFLAEAFTTPAMMARLGKVGYSQSYTYFTWRNTKAELSEYLTQLNESPWRECYRPNFFVNTPDINPAFLHQSGRPGFLIRAALATMGSGLWGMYSGFELCESAPVPGKEEYLDSEKYEIRPRDFTSPGNIIAEIAQLNRIRRQNPALQTHLGLKLYNAWNDNILYFGKRSEDGSNFILVAVNLDPYNAQEANFELPLWELGLPDEAQTQGEDLMNGRRWTWYGKTQWTRLEPQMPFGIWRITPSS from the coding sequence ATGACTGCTGAAACACTGGCTCCAGAAGGCTGCGCACTGCCATTGTCGCAAGCGCTGTTGTTACCTAGGATCGCTATCGAAAGCACCATGCCGGTGATCGACGGCGGTGAATTCGCCGTCAAGGCAGTGGTCGGCCAACGAGTCAACGTCACCAGCAAAGTGTTCGCCGATGGCCACGACAAGCTTGCCGTGCTGATCCGCTGGCGCCCGCTGCAGGATGAGAGCTGGCACAGCGTGGTCATGACCGACGTCGGCAACAATGGCTGGGAGGGCGCGTTTACCGTGACCCAGCAAGGTCCTCACGAGTACTGCATCGAAGCCTGGATCGATACCTTCGCCAGCTTTTGCTACGAGCTGCGCAAGAAACATGAGGCTGGCGTTCCGGTCAGCCTGGAACTGCAGGAAGGCCGCAGCCTGGTGCTGCAGGCCGCCGAACGCAGTGACAATGAACTGCGCGACCGCCTGATGTTGCTGCATCATGAACTCTCCGGTTTGCTGGAAACCGAGCAGGTCGCGCAGTTCCTGCACGAAGACAGTGCGCACCTGATGACCCAGGCGGATCACCGCGCCTATCTGAGCATCAGCACGGTTTACCCGATTGATGTTGAGCGTGAGGCAGCGTTGTTTGCCAGCTGGTATGAGTTGTTCCCGCGTTCGATCACTGACGATCCTGCGCGCCACGGCACCTTTAATGACGTGCACTCACGGCTGTCGATGATCCACGACATGGGCTTCGACGTGCTGTACTTCCCGCCGATCCATCCGATCGGGCGCAGCCACCGCAAAGGCAAAAACAATTCACTGACCGCCGGGCCCGATGATCCGGGCAGCCCGTACGCGATCGGCAGCGAAGACGGCGGCCACGAGGCCATCCATCCGCAGCTGGGTAGCCGAGACGATTTCCGTCGCTTGGTCCAAGCCGCCGCCGACCACGGCCTGGAAATCGCCCTGGACTTCGCCATCCAGTGTTCTCAGGACCATCCGTGGCTTAAAGAGCATCCGGGCTGGTTCAACTGGCGCCCGGACGGCACGATCAAATACGCGGAAAACCCGCCGAAAAAGTACCAAGACATCGTCAACGTCGACTTTTACGCGGCGGACGCGATTCCAAGCCTGTGGACCGAACTGCGCGACATCGTGGTGGGCTGGGTGGAAGAGGGCGTGAAGACCTTTCGCGTCGACAACCCTCACACCAAGCCGCTGCCGTTCTGGCAATGGCTGATCAGCGATGTGCGGGCCAAGTACCCAGACGTGATCTTTCTCGCCGAAGCCTTCACCACTCCAGCGATGATGGCGCGCCTGGGCAAGGTCGGCTATTCCCAGAGTTATACCTATTTTACCTGGCGCAACACCAAGGCCGAGCTGAGTGAATACCTGACGCAGTTGAATGAATCGCCGTGGCGCGAATGCTACCGGCCGAATTTCTTCGTGAATACGCCGGATATCAACCCGGCCTTCCTGCACCAATCCGGCCGTCCCGGCTTCCTGATCCGTGCCGCGCTGGCCACCATGGGCTCGGGTCTGTGGGGCATGTATTCAGGCTTCGAACTCTGCGAGTCCGCCCCGGTGCCAGGCAAAGAGGAATACCTGGATTCGGAGAAATACGAAATCCGCCCCCGTGACTTCACCTCACCCGGCAACATCATCGCCGAGATCGCCCAGCTCAACCGCATCCGCCGGCAGAACCCGGCGCTGCAGACTCACCTGGGGCTCAAGCTCTACAACGCCTGGAACGACAACATCCTGTATTTCGGCAAGCGTAGCGAGGATGGCAGCAACTTCATCCTCGTGGCCGTCAACCTCGATCCTTATAACGCCCAAGAAGCCAACTTCGAGCTGCCATTGTGGGAACTGGGGTTGCCGGACGAGGCCCAGACCCAAGGTGAAGACTTGATGAACGGCCGTCGATGGACCTGGTACGGCAAGACCCAATGGACACGGTTGGAGCCGCAGATGCCGTTTGGCATCTGGCGCATCACCCCCTCGTCTTGA
- the treS gene encoding maltose alpha-D-glucosyltransferase: MAKKPNTATFIKDPLWYKDAVIYQVHVKSYFDSNNDGIGDFPGLIAKLDYIADLGVNTIWLLPFYPSPRRDDGYDIAEYRGVHSDYGTMADARRFIAEAHKRGLRVITELVINHTSDQHPWFQRARKAKPGSAARDFYVWSDDDQKYDGTRIIFLDTEKSNWTWDPVAGQYFWHRFYSHQPDLNFDNPQVMKAVLSVMRYWLDMGIDGLRLDAIPYLIERDGTNNENLPETHDVLKQIRAEIDAHYPDRMLLAEANQWPEDTQLYFGDKKGDDGDECHMAFHFPLMPRMYMALAQEDRFPITDILRQTPEIPANCQWAIFLRNHDELTLEMVTDKERDYLWNYYAADRRARINLGIRRRLAPLMERDRRRVELLNSLLLSMPGTPTLYYGDEIGMGDNIYLGDRDGVRTPMQWSIDRNGGFSRADPASLVLPPIMDPQYGYQSVNVETQAQDPHSLLNWTRRMLAVRKQSKAFGRGSLKMLSPSNRRILAYTREFTGEDGRNEIILCVANVSRSAQAAELDLSAFAGMVPVEMLGGNAFPPIGQLNFLLTLAPYGFYWFVLAPENQMPSWHVEPAQSMPDFTTLVLKKRMEELLDEPCRASLEQTALPAWLPKRRWFAGKDTAIDSVHIAYGVRFGDPQHPVLLSELEVTAGGQVSRYQLPFGFLGEDQFTSALPQQLALARVRRVRQVGLVTDAFSLEHFIRAVIQSLQAGTVLDTSEGELRFAATPHLAKLQLADEFEVRYLSAEQSNSSVVVGESLVLKLIRKVAAGVHPELEMSAYLTEAGYPNISPLLGSMVRHDAEGQDNLLMIAQGYLSNQGDAWSWTQNNLERAIRDELAEAISEQEQHYNALGELADFAGLLGQRLGEMHGVLGAKTDHKDFKPEVTSVKDTQAWAKDVGAQLDRALQLLKLHQSQLNPADQALVSELLAQKKAIASHVQALAKATAGGLRIRVHGDLHLGQVLVVKGDAYLIDFEGEPARPLHERRGKHSPYKDVSGVLRSFDYAAAMALNVQGVDQSAEAAVSRKRVTNRYLKEARQAFIQAYQTAASTLAHDWQDANGPDAALTLFSLEKAAYEVAYEAENRPTWLPVPLQGLHGLLSGLEPISKNARGGETS, translated from the coding sequence ATGGCGAAGAAACCCAACACTGCCACGTTCATAAAAGACCCGCTCTGGTACAAAGACGCGGTTATCTACCAGGTCCACGTCAAATCCTATTTCGACTCCAATAACGACGGCATTGGTGATTTTCCCGGCCTGATCGCCAAGCTCGACTACATCGCCGACCTGGGCGTGAACACCATCTGGCTGCTGCCGTTCTACCCCTCGCCACGTCGTGACGATGGCTACGACATTGCTGAATACCGTGGCGTGCACAGCGACTACGGCACGATGGCCGACGCCAGGCGCTTCATCGCCGAAGCGCATAAGCGCGGGCTGCGAGTGATCACCGAGCTGGTGATCAATCACACCTCGGACCAGCACCCCTGGTTCCAGCGCGCACGCAAGGCCAAGCCGGGCTCTGCGGCGCGGGACTTCTACGTGTGGTCGGATGACGACCAGAAATACGACGGCACGCGCATCATCTTTCTCGACACCGAGAAGTCCAACTGGACCTGGGATCCGGTCGCCGGCCAATACTTCTGGCACCGTTTCTACTCTCACCAGCCTGACCTCAATTTCGACAACCCACAGGTGATGAAAGCCGTGCTGTCGGTGATGCGCTACTGGCTGGACATGGGCATCGACGGCCTGCGTCTTGACGCCATCCCGTACCTGATCGAGCGCGACGGCACCAACAACGAAAACCTGCCTGAAACCCACGATGTGCTCAAGCAGATCCGCGCCGAAATCGACGCCCACTATCCTGACCGCATGCTGCTGGCCGAAGCCAACCAGTGGCCGGAAGACACTCAACTCTACTTCGGTGACAAGAAGGGCGATGATGGCGATGAATGCCATATGGCCTTCCACTTCCCGCTGATGCCACGTATGTACATGGCCCTGGCCCAGGAAGATCGCTTTCCGATCACCGACATCCTGCGCCAGACCCCGGAAATTCCCGCCAACTGCCAGTGGGCGATCTTCCTGCGCAATCACGATGAGCTGACCCTGGAAATGGTCACCGACAAAGAGCGCGACTATTTGTGGAATTACTACGCTGCTGACCGGCGCGCGCGAATCAACCTGGGTATCCGTCGCCGTCTCGCGCCGTTGATGGAGCGTGATCGTCGCCGTGTCGAATTACTCAATAGCCTGCTGCTGTCGATGCCTGGCACGCCAACCTTGTATTACGGCGATGAAATCGGCATGGGCGATAACATCTACCTTGGCGACCGCGATGGCGTGCGCACGCCGATGCAGTGGTCCATCGACCGCAATGGCGGTTTCTCCCGTGCCGACCCGGCCAGCCTGGTACTGCCGCCGATCATGGACCCGCAATACGGCTACCAGTCGGTCAACGTCGAGACCCAGGCCCAGGACCCGCATTCGCTGCTGAACTGGACCCGGCGCATGCTGGCGGTACGCAAGCAGTCCAAGGCGTTTGGTCGTGGCAGCTTGAAAATGCTCTCGCCGAGCAACCGCCGCATCCTGGCCTATACCCGTGAATTCACAGGCGAAGACGGGCGCAACGAGATCATCCTCTGCGTGGCCAACGTGTCCCGCAGCGCTCAGGCAGCCGAACTGGACCTGTCCGCATTCGCCGGAATGGTGCCGGTGGAGATGCTCGGCGGTAATGCTTTCCCGCCCATCGGCCAGTTGAATTTCCTGCTGACACTGGCGCCCTATGGCTTTTATTGGTTTGTACTGGCGCCGGAAAACCAGATGCCCAGCTGGCATGTGGAACCCGCTCAGAGCATGCCGGACTTCACCACATTGGTATTGAAAAAACGTATGGAAGAACTGCTGGACGAACCGTGCCGCGCCTCCCTGGAACAGACTGCGCTGCCAGCGTGGTTGCCCAAGCGTCGCTGGTTTGCGGGCAAGGATACCGCCATCGACAGCGTGCACATCGCGTACGGCGTGCGTTTTGGCGATCCGCAGCATCCGGTGTTGCTCAGCGAGCTTGAGGTGACGGCGGGTGGCCAAGTCAGCCGCTATCAGCTGCCATTCGGCTTTCTCGGTGAGGACCAGTTCACCAGCGCGTTGCCCCAGCAATTGGCCTTGGCCCGTGTGCGTCGGGTGCGTCAGGTCGGCTTGGTCACGGATGCCTTCAGCCTTGAGCACTTTATTCGTGCGGTGATTCAAAGTTTGCAGGCAGGCACCGTGCTTGATACCAGTGAGGGCGAGCTGCGCTTTGCCGCCACACCGCACCTGGCCAAGCTGCAACTGGCGGATGAGTTCGAGGTACGCTACCTGTCGGCCGAGCAGTCCAACAGCTCGGTTGTGGTGGGTGAAAGCCTGGTGCTCAAACTGATTCGCAAAGTCGCCGCCGGCGTGCACCCTGAACTGGAAATGAGCGCCTACCTGACCGAAGCCGGCTACCCCAACATCTCGCCATTGCTGGGTTCGATGGTTCGCCACGACGCTGAAGGCCAGGACAACCTGTTGATGATTGCCCAAGGCTACTTGAGCAACCAGGGCGACGCCTGGAGCTGGACCCAGAACAACCTGGAACGGGCGATCCGCGACGAGCTGGCCGAAGCTATTTCCGAACAGGAACAGCACTACAACGCACTCGGCGAGCTGGCGGATTTTGCCGGGTTGCTTGGCCAGCGCCTGGGCGAAATGCATGGGGTACTGGGTGCCAAAACCGACCACAAGGACTTCAAGCCAGAGGTTACCAGCGTCAAGGACACCCAGGCCTGGGCCAAGGATGTCGGCGCGCAGTTGGACCGAGCGTTGCAGTTGCTCAAACTTCATCAAAGCCAATTGAACCCGGCTGATCAAGCGCTGGTCAGTGAATTGCTGGCGCAGAAAAAAGCCATCGCCAGCCATGTGCAGGCCTTGGCGAAAGCCACGGCCGGCGGTTTGCGTATTCGGGTCCACGGTGATTTGCACCTGGGGCAGGTGCTGGTGGTGAAAGGCGATGCCTACCTGATCGATTTTGAGGGAGAACCGGCACGGCCGCTGCACGAACGACGCGGCAAGCACAGCCCCTACAAAGACGTGAGCGGCGTATTGCGCTCCTTCGATTACGCGGCGGCCATGGCCTTGAATGTGCAGGGTGTGGATCAGTCGGCCGAAGCGGCGGTGTCGCGCAAGCGTGTGACGAATCGCTACCTGAAAGAAGCGCGTCAGGCGTTTATCCAGGCTTATCAGACAGCTGCGTCTACACTGGCGCATGACTGGCAGGATGCCAATGGCCCGGACGCCGCGCTGACATTGTTCAGCCTGGAGAAGGCCGCGTATGAAGTCGCTTATGAAGCGGAGAACCGCCCGACCTGGTTGCCGGTGCCCCTGCAAGGGCTGCACGGACTGTTGAGTGGACTTGAACCAATATCGAAAAATGCACGCGGTGGGGAGACGTCATGA
- the glgB gene encoding 1,4-alpha-glucan branching protein GlgB, producing the protein MSFTNKEPLQPRLTALPASKDVEALVRAEHHDPFSILGPHDDDQGGQFIRAFLPEALSVQVLARDSGEPIGSLDASQVPGLFVGQFKTRQAYLLKIQWAGGEQITEDPYSFQQLLLGEMDLYLFAEGNHRDLGSCLGAQVTSVDGVQGVRFAVWAPNARRVSVVGDFNIWDGRRHPMRLRHPSGVWEIFIPRLQPGAAYKYEVLGANGILPLKADPVALATQLPPDTASKVAEPLQVDWQDHEWMQSRVEKQKTTAPLSIYELHVGSWQCELDEAGEVARQYNWRELAERLIPYVQQLGFTHVELMPIMEHPFGGSWGYQALSQFAPTARFGSPQDFAYFVNALHQADIGVILDWVPAHFPTDTHGLAQFDGTALYEYANPLEGFHQDWDTLIYNLGRTEVHGFMLASALHWLKHFHIDGLRVDAVASMLYRDYSRKAGEWVPNRHGGRENLEAIDFLRHLNDVVALEAPGALVIAEESTAWPGVSQPTQQGGLGFNYKWNMGWMHDSLHYIQQDPVYRAHHHNELSFGLVYAWSERFILPISHDEVVHGKHSLIDKMPGDRWQKFANLRAYLAFMWMHPGKKLLFMGCEFGQWREWNHDQQLDWYLLQYAEHKGVQKLVGDLNRLYREEPALHEQDDAPQGFQWLIGDDAINSVYAWLRWSKDGRPVLVVANFTPVPRAGYKVGVPFSGRWSEVINSDADMYAGSNYGNGGEVFTQDEPHHGQAVSLSLNVPPLGVLILRPEPL; encoded by the coding sequence ATGAGCTTTACAAATAAAGAACCGCTGCAACCGAGATTGACAGCATTGCCGGCGTCCAAGGACGTCGAAGCGTTGGTACGCGCCGAACACCATGACCCATTCTCGATTCTGGGGCCGCACGATGATGACCAAGGTGGCCAGTTTATCCGTGCGTTCCTGCCCGAAGCCTTGAGCGTCCAGGTACTGGCGCGCGACAGTGGCGAGCCGATCGGCAGCCTGGATGCGAGCCAGGTCCCGGGATTGTTTGTCGGGCAGTTCAAGACCCGGCAGGCGTACCTGCTGAAAATCCAGTGGGCCGGCGGTGAACAGATCACCGAAGACCCTTACAGCTTCCAGCAACTGTTGCTCGGTGAAATGGACCTGTACCTGTTCGCCGAAGGCAATCACCGCGACCTCGGCAGTTGCCTCGGCGCCCAGGTGACCAGCGTCGATGGCGTGCAAGGTGTGCGCTTTGCCGTGTGGGCCCCGAACGCGCGGCGGGTGTCGGTGGTGGGCGACTTCAATATCTGGGACGGTCGCCGCCATCCGATGCGCCTGCGCCATCCTTCCGGCGTGTGGGAGATCTTTATCCCACGCTTGCAGCCGGGCGCAGCCTACAAATACGAAGTGCTCGGCGCCAACGGGATTCTGCCGCTCAAGGCCGACCCCGTGGCGCTGGCTACTCAACTGCCACCCGACACCGCGTCCAAAGTTGCCGAGCCTTTGCAGGTTGACTGGCAGGATCACGAATGGATGCAGTCGCGTGTCGAAAAGCAAAAGACCACGGCGCCATTGTCAATCTATGAGCTGCACGTGGGCTCCTGGCAGTGCGAACTGGACGAGGCGGGCGAGGTAGCGCGCCAGTACAACTGGCGAGAACTGGCCGAACGGTTGATTCCCTATGTGCAGCAACTGGGTTTTACCCACGTCGAGCTGATGCCGATCATGGAGCATCCATTCGGCGGCTCATGGGGCTATCAGGCCTTGTCACAATTCGCACCGACGGCACGCTTCGGCTCGCCGCAGGATTTCGCTTACTTCGTCAACGCACTGCACCAGGCCGATATCGGCGTGATCCTCGACTGGGTGCCGGCGCATTTCCCGACCGATACCCACGGTCTGGCACAATTTGACGGAACTGCGCTGTACGAATACGCCAACCCGCTGGAAGGCTTCCACCAGGATTGGGACACGCTGATCTACAACCTGGGCCGCACCGAAGTGCATGGCTTTATGCTGGCGTCGGCGCTGCACTGGCTCAAACACTTCCACATCGACGGTCTGCGCGTGGATGCCGTGGCGTCAATGCTTTATCGCGACTATTCGCGCAAGGCTGGCGAATGGGTGCCGAATCGCCATGGCGGGCGCGAAAACCTGGAGGCCATCGACTTTCTGCGTCACTTGAACGACGTAGTGGCACTGGAGGCGCCCGGTGCCTTGGTGATTGCCGAGGAGTCCACCGCCTGGCCGGGTGTGAGCCAGCCGACTCAACAGGGCGGCCTGGGCTTCAACTACAAATGGAACATGGGCTGGATGCACGATTCCCTGCATTACATCCAGCAGGATCCGGTGTACCGCGCCCATCATCACAACGAGCTGAGTTTTGGTCTGGTTTACGCTTGGTCCGAGCGTTTTATCCTGCCGATCTCCCATGATGAAGTGGTGCACGGCAAGCACTCGCTGATTGACAAGATGCCCGGCGATCGCTGGCAGAAATTCGCCAATCTGCGCGCCTACCTGGCGTTCATGTGGATGCACCCCGGTAAAAAACTGCTGTTCATGGGCTGTGAATTCGGCCAATGGCGCGAGTGGAACCATGACCAACAACTGGACTGGTACCTGCTGCAGTATGCCGAGCACAAAGGCGTGCAAAAGTTGGTGGGTGATCTGAACCGGCTGTACCGCGAAGAACCTGCCTTGCACGAGCAGGACGACGCGCCCCAGGGTTTCCAGTGGCTGATCGGTGACGATGCGATCAATAGCGTCTACGCCTGGTTGCGCTGGAGCAAGGACGGCAGGCCGGTGCTGGTTGTGGCCAACTTCACCCCGGTGCCACGTGCGGGCTATAAAGTCGGCGTGCCATTCAGCGGGCGCTGGAGCGAAGTGATCAACAGCGATGCGGACATGTACGCAGGCTCCAATTACGGAAACGGAGGCGAGGTATTTACCCAGGATGAACCGCACCATGGGCAGGCGGTATCGCTGTCGTTGAATGTGCCACCGCTTGGCGTGTTGATTCTGCGTCCGGAACCGCTTTAA
- a CDS encoding GGDEF domain-containing protein — protein MAPLSRQSDQANFMNGLGRGQDQDCFIEEQVRTDRLHQLFRQSFAAIFGSYLAAVMLCWLCWERFDHQVILVWLVVLMATSLVRIKMFMEWFRCPNAERTPDRWERRYWVTLMLSAGTWGVGALAVMPTDDRLSQALVMLFTVGMSVSAVSCYSAYRYMTLASMGAVLLPCTLWLLLQPTSMQVGVAVAVLVFSTFVVSATRKLSDALEKAFRLTRQMERAHNISTRAAQTDELTGLMNRRAFFEHAQVLYEQCRHNQQPLCALMMDMDHFKEINDTYGHQAGDQVLRQIGGVISASFRQADVYGRLGGEEFAVLLPNTSLETARGIAEQLIQAISGLASAPGHGLSASLGVASTHAQDQDLHGLMNTADKALYRAKALGRNQVAVAE, from the coding sequence ATGGCGCCTTTGTCGCGGCAGTCGGATCAGGCGAATTTCATGAATGGCCTTGGGCGTGGGCAGGACCAGGATTGCTTTATAGAGGAGCAGGTGCGGACTGACCGTCTGCACCAGCTGTTCCGGCAGTCATTTGCTGCGATTTTCGGCAGTTACCTGGCCGCAGTGATGCTGTGCTGGCTATGCTGGGAGCGGTTTGACCATCAGGTCATCCTGGTCTGGCTGGTGGTATTGATGGCGACATCCCTGGTTCGCATCAAGATGTTCATGGAATGGTTTCGTTGCCCCAATGCCGAACGCACACCTGACCGTTGGGAGCGCCGCTACTGGGTCACGCTGATGCTGTCTGCCGGAACCTGGGGCGTTGGCGCCTTGGCGGTCATGCCAACCGATGATCGGTTGTCCCAGGCGCTGGTGATGCTGTTTACCGTGGGCATGTCGGTCAGCGCCGTGTCTTGTTACTCGGCTTATCGCTACATGACGTTGGCCTCCATGGGCGCGGTGTTGTTGCCGTGCACGCTGTGGCTGCTGCTCCAGCCGACCTCGATGCAAGTGGGCGTCGCTGTTGCAGTACTGGTGTTTTCCACCTTTGTGGTCAGTGCCACGCGCAAGTTGTCGGATGCCTTGGAAAAAGCCTTTCGCCTCACCCGGCAAATGGAACGTGCCCACAACATTTCCACTCGCGCCGCACAGACTGATGAACTCACTGGCCTGATGAACCGCCGTGCGTTTTTCGAACATGCCCAGGTGTTGTACGAACAATGCCGTCATAACCAGCAACCGCTGTGTGCGCTGATGATGGACATGGATCATTTCAAGGAAATCAACGACACCTACGGCCACCAGGCCGGTGACCAGGTGCTGCGTCAGATTGGTGGGGTGATCAGTGCCTCGTTCCGACAAGCCGATGTATACGGGCGCCTGGGCGGGGAGGAGTTTGCGGTATTGTTGCCCAATACGTCGCTGGAAACCGCTCGGGGTATTGCCGAACAGTTGATCCAGGCAATCTCGGGCCTGGCCTCCGCGCCGGGGCACGGGTTGAGTGCCAGCCTTGGAGTGGCCTCCACCCACGCGCAGGATCAGGACCTGCACGGCCTGATGAACACCGCCGACAAGGCGCTGTATCGCGCCAAGGCACTGGGCCGTAATCAGGTGGCGGTGGCGGAGTAG